The following proteins are co-located in the Manihot esculenta cultivar AM560-2 chromosome 7, M.esculenta_v8, whole genome shotgun sequence genome:
- the LOC110619281 gene encoding DExH-box ATP-dependent RNA helicase DExH9, which yields MASVKRKSVEDPSGEPVSVQKQRRENGSVTANEPVACVHDVSYPEGYVPPPRPDFSVLKNLKPAKEFPFSLDPFQSEAIKCLDNGESVMVSAHTSAGKTVVALYAIAMSLRNQQRVIYTSPIKALSNQKYREFKEEFADVGLMTGDVTIEPNSSCLVMTTEIWRSMQYRGSEITREVAWVIFDEVHYMRDRERGVVWEESIVMAPKNSRFVFLSATVPNAKEFADWVAKVHQQPCHIVYTDYRPTPLQHYIFPAGANGLYLVVDEKGKFREDSFQKALNALVPKSEGEKKRENGKWQKGLVVGKLGEESDIFKMVKMIIQRQYDPVILFSFSKRECEFLAMQMAKMDLNEDDEKVNIETIFWSAMDILSDDDKKLPQVSNMLPLLKRGIGVHHSGLLPILKEVIEILFQEGLIKCLFATETFSIGLNMPAKTVVFTNVRKFDGDKFRWISSGEYIQMSGRAGRRGIDDRGICILMVDEKLEPPTAKMMLKGSADSLNSAFHLSYNMLLNQMRCEDGDPENLLRNSFYQFQADRAIPDLEKQVKVLEEERDSMIIEEEESLKNYYDLIQQYKSLKKDARDIVFSPKHCLPFLQAGRIVCLQCTGTDENSPSFSIEDQVTWGVIINFERVKEFSEDGASRKPEDSKYTIDVLARCIVNRDGVAKKNIKIVPLKDPGEPLVVSVSISEIISLSSARLYLPKDLLPLEVRENTLKKVLEVLSRNPTGLPLDPEGDMKIQSNSYKKAVRRIEALEHLFEKHEIAKSPLIEQKLKVLHKKQELTAKVKSIKKTMRSSTSLAFKDELKARKRVLRRLGYVTSDDVVELKGKVACEISSADELTLTELMFNGVLKDIKVEEMVSLLSCFVWQEKLQDAAKPREELDLLFTQLQDTARRVAKLQLECKVQIDVENFVSSFRPDIMEAVYAWAKGSKFYEIMEFTQVFEGSLIRAIRRLEEVLQQLIQAAKSIGETELEAKFEEAVSKIKRDIVFAASLYL from the exons ATGGCCTCAGTTAAGAGAAAGTCGGTTGAAGACCCATCTGGAGAGCCTGTCTCTGTGCAGAAACAGCGGAGAGAGAATGGTTCAGTTACTGCCAACGAGCCGGTGGCTTGTGTTCATGATGTCTCGTATCCTGAGGGCTATGTTCCACCACCTCGACCAGACTTTTCAGTTCTTAAGAACTTGAAGCCTGCGAAGGAATTTCCATTCTCCCTTGACCCTTTTCAGTCTGAAGCTATTAAATGCCTTGACAATGGCGAGTCTGTTATG GTTTCAGCACATACGTCAGCTGGGAAAACTGTAGTAGCATTATATGCGATTGCTATGTCTCTGAGAAATCAGCAACGTGTCATATACACTTCACCCATTAAGGCACTCAGCAATCAAAAATACAGGGAGTTCAAAGAAGAATTTGCAGATGTAGGTTTGATGACTGGAGATGTCACAATTGAGCCTAATTCTTCTTGCTTG GTGATGACCACTGAAATCTGGCGGAGCATGCAATATAGAGGGTCTGAAATTACTCGTGAGGTAGCTTGGGTCATTTTTGATGAAGTGCATTATATGCGTGATCGAGAAAGAGGTGTTGTATGGGAAGAAAGCATTGTTATGGCCCCAAAGAATTCCCGTTTTGTGTTCCTTTCTGCAACTGTGCCTAATGCAAAAGAATTTGCTGATTGGGTGGCAAAG GTTCACCAACAACCATGCCATATCGTTTATACCGACTATCGACCGACGCCCCTTCAGCATTATATTTTTCCTGCTGGCGCTAATGGTTTATACTTAGTGGTAGATGAAAAGGGAAAGTTTCGAGAGGATAGCTTTCAGAAAGCATTGAATGCTCTGGTTCCTAAGAGTGAAGGTgagaaaaaaagggaaaatggAAAGTGGCAAAAGGGTTTAGTGGTGGGGAAGCTTGGAGAAGAAAGTGACATCTTCAAGATGGTAAAAATGATCATACAGCGGCAATATGACCCAGTCATTCTTTTCAGCTTTAGCAAACGAGAATGTGAATTTCTTGCCATGCAG ATGGCAAAAATGGATCTAAATGAAGATGATGAGAAGGTGAATATAGAGACCATTTTTTGGAGTGCCATGGACATTCTTTCAGATGATGACAAAAAACTACCTCAG GTTTCAAATATGTTACCCCTATTAAAGCGGGGAATAGGTGTGCATCATTCTGGCTTGCTTCCCATCCTGAAAGAAGTGATCGAGATTTTATTTCAAGAAGGGCTGATCAAG TGTCTGTTTGCTACAGAGACCTTCAGTATAGGTTTGAACATGCCTGCAAAAACTGTGGTATTCACCAATGTCCGTAAATTTGATGGAGACAAGTTCAGATGGATATCTAGTGGAGAGTACATCCAGATGAGTGGCCGAGCTGGTCGTCGAGGAATTGATGACCGTGGAATATGCATCCTTATGGTGGACGAGAAACTTGAGCCTCCTACTGCTAAAATGATGCTTAAAGGAAGTGCTGACAGTTTGAACAG TGCCTTCCATTTAAGCTACAACATGCTTTTAAATCAAATGCGCTGTGAAGATGGGGATCCTGAAAATTTGCTCCGCAATTCATTCTATCAATTCCAAGCTGATCGTGCCATTCCTGATCTTGAG AAACAAGTAAAAGTCCTTGAAGAAGAGAGGGACTCGATGAtaattgaagaagaagagagtctGAAGAACTATTATGATCTTATTCAACAATACAAAAGTTTGAAGAAGGACGCTCGTGATATTGTATTTTCTCCAAAGCATTGCCTACCCTTCCTTCAGGCTGGCAGAATTGTGTGTCTCCAATGCACTGGAACCGATGAAAACTCTCCATCTTTCTCCATTGAAGACCAAGTAACATGGGGTGTGATAATTAATTTTGAGAGAGTCAAAGAATTTTCTGAAG ATGGTGCAAGTAGGAAGCCTGAAGATTCAAAGTACACCATAGATGTTCTTGCAAGATGTATTGTGAACAGAGATGGAGTTGCTAAAAAGAATATCAAGATTGTCCCATTGAAAGACCCTGGAGAACCTCTTGTTGTTTCTGTTTCTATCTCTGAG ATTATTAGTCTCAGTAGTGCTCGCTTGTACTTGCCAAAGGACCTTTTGCCTCTAGAAGTTCGAGAGAACACCCTAAAGAAGGTTTTAGAAGTTCTTTCTAGAAATCCTACTGGACTGCCACTGGATCCTGAAGGAGATATGAAG ATCCAAAGTAACTCGTACAAAAAGGCAGTCCGGCGGATAGAGGCTTTAGAGCACCTCTTTGAGAAGCATGAAATTGCAAAATCTCCCCTTATTGAGCAAAAACTCAAAGTTCTACACAAGAAGCAAGAATTAACAGCCAAAGTTAAGTCAATCAAGAAAACAATGCGTTCTTCTACATCTTTGGCTTTCAAAGACGAACTTAAAGCTAGAAAAAGAGTTCTCCGGAGGCTAGG ATATGTTACAAGCGATGATGTAGTGGAGTTGAAAGGAAAAGTTGCTTGTGAAATTAGCAGCGCAGATGAGTTGACCCTGACGGAGCTCATGTTCAATGGTGTTTTAAAGGACATAAAGGTGGAGGAGATGGTatctcttctttcatgttttgtGTGGCAAGAGAAGCTCCAGGATGCTGCCAAACCTAGGGAAGAACTTGACTTGCTCTTTACACAATTACAAGATACAGCTCGAAGAGTTGCCAAACTTCAGCTTGAATGCAAG